Within the Mucilaginibacter sp. CSA2-8R genome, the region TGTTTGTACAGGTAATAGTTAACCCCGTCAGCAAAAGCATCCATCAGCTTTTTGAACCACACCGGGCTGTTTTTATATTCTTTAATAGCCTCCGTACTGTCGGCAATCAATTGAAGTTGCAAATCGGTATATAAATTGCTTTCGCCATCCACCTCAGCTTGTTTGCCCAATTGGTACAGGTAATTGCGCTCAACACCTTTAAAGTTTTCTTCGCACTGTGCATACATCAGCCCGAATACAGCATCGGCATCTGTTTTGCCGTAAATATGGGGCACACCCCAGTTATCACGAATAATTGTCACTTTTTGCGCTTGTGCCTCACACCGTTTAACGGCTTGCGGAGATAGTTTTTGGGCAATAGCGGCAATCGGCAAACTTAGCAATAAGGCGAGTAGCTGTTTTTTCATAAAACGGGCATTTTACTGTTGAAAGTTAATAAAATTTACACGTTGCCCATGCTTGTAACAGTAATGTTCTATCATTGCCAACACAAACTATTTTAATAATTTGCTTTAACATATGCTTCGTTTAATCATCATAGTTACTCTACTATTAGCTTCGTTACTTACCGTTTTTAAAGCGCCTACCTATCATTTATGGTTGCTGGCTGTTTTGGTGGGCGAGTACGGCATTTTATTTATAAGCATTACGCTATTAGCACTCTTAGCTGGCTTTTTGCCGGGGCGATACGCATGGCAGGGTACAGTGTTAGGCACGATTGCTATTGCACTGTATTTATATCCCATGGTTAGCGCTTATTTAATTGGCAGAAACTTGGATGGAGATATAAGCCACGCCTTTCCAAAAAGTCAACATACGCTAAGCCAATCTTCGTCAACACCTTTCAGTTTTGCCAGGCTGTTTCACCAAGATCCTGAACAAACTCAATTTAAAACATTTACCTACGCCTCGTACGCCGATACCAGTTTAACGCTCGATTACTACCGGGCTGCTGTAAAAGGTAAACGCCCCTGCGTGGTGGTTATCCATGGTGGGTCGTGGAGTAGTGGAGACAGCAGGCAATTGCCGGAATTGAACACAGTGTTGAGCCGGGCCGGTTACCAGGTAGTAAGCATTAATTATCGTTTGTCGCCCAAATGGCAAAGCCCGGCGCCATTGCAGGATGTGGCTGCAGCTTTGACTTATTTACATCAACATGCTGAAGATTTGCAGATAAACACCACCAAAATTGTTTTATTGGGCCGATCGGCAGGGGCACAGATCGCTTTGCTGGCCGCTTACACTTTAAAGCAGCAAGGCATTAAAGGTGTCATTGATTTTTATGGCCCTGCCGATATGGTTTGGGGATATAGCCTGCCAGCCTCAAAACTGGTGATGGACTCGCGCCGGGTGATGTCTGATTATTTAGGTGGTTTTTATCCCAAAGTGCCAAAGCAGTATGCAGAAAGTTCGCCTATTGAGTTTGTAAACCGGCAGACTGTGCCTACGCTCATGATTCATGGCGCTAATGATGTGCTGGTAGCCTATGGGCACAGCGAAAGGCTACGCCATAAACTTACTCAAAACCAGGTGCCGTTTTACTGGCTTAAATTGCCGTGGGCAACGCATGGATTCGACTATCATTTAAACGGTCCGGGAGGGCAGTTATCTACCTATACCGTACTACGGTTTTTGACAAGCGTTTTGCCTGATAATAGCAGCTTAAATTGACCGGTGTCACAAACAAAATCGAGGTTTCTCTTATTCATTGAGATATAAAATTCAAGCGTCATGAAATTTGCATTCATATTTGGAACTAATATCTTTTTAAGTACTGAAAATAAAGTAAGTTATGCCGATGCAGATACTCGCATCCCATTCCTGACCGTATTGTCGTACTATAAGTCTAACAACAATAATCATTCGGATAACCACTTGGTTATTGATTTGAATATTGCCACCTCGAGCGATGAGGCTATTGTTTGGCATGGTGGTCAGTTTGAAGGTAACTCACCTGTTCAGGTAACAACCGACGAAAATTCAATCAGATTATTTAGGGATGGGCATGAGGAGCCAGTGTTTTTTATACGTCAGCTAACCGACGATGATATTTCGGGTCTGTCTAGCCATATTGTAAATGAGGTGGAAGCACAGCAACCATTAGCCGTGTTTAAAATCAGTGGCGACTTTAGAGTTGGAGGCCACCGCATCATTATAGATAACGAAAAGCTGTTTGTAAACGGCGATGACTTTGCCAACGGAGTAACTAACTCCAAACAGGACGCTGCCCTTACACCATATGGTGTGTTATCATAAAATAAAGCTATTGTAATTAACCAAAGGTTAATTTGGTTTAAATAGTCGTTACTTAGGTGCGTAAGTATGATGCGCCATTAATGTCAATAATACCCGAAGAGGTAAACTCAAAGCCAGGAGAGGCATAAACTGCTGCCAGGCGTGCTACCTCTTCGGTTGTTGCAACCCTGTTAAATGGGCTTTGCTTTTTAATAGCATCGCCTTTTGTTCCTTTTAAAGCTTGGGAAGTCATATCAGTTTCTACAAAACCAGGTGCAATTACATGTACGCTTACTTTTTGAGGGGCTAAGCTTACCGCTAATGATTGGCTCATGGCGTTCAGGCCTGCTTTGCTGGCGGCATAAGCCGGGTGGTCCGGCTCGCCTCTGAAAGCGCCCCGCGACGAGATATTAATTATTTTGCCACCACCTTTTTTACCCATATGTCTTGAAGCAAAATAGCAAAGGTTGGCTACACCGTTAAGGTTAGTGTTTATGGTTTCTTCCCAGTTATGCTGCCAGGTTTCGTAACTTACATCGTTGATTTTGTGCTCCAGGTAAATACCCGCGTTATTAATCAGCACATCCAGGCGCGAATACTTAAGCAGCATTTTTTCATAAAAACGTGCTACATGCGTAGGTTTACTTTGGTCTAATTGAAAAACGGAATGCTTACCTTTTCCGCCCAGGTTATCCAGTGTTTGTTCTGCTTCGGTTAAGTTGTTTACGTAAGTAATTATAACGTTAGCGTTGAGCGAAGCAAACAACTGAGCGCAAGCTTTGCCTATGCCGCGGGAGCCGCCGGTAATGAGTACTGTTTTACCTGGGAAATCAATTAGCATGTTGTAGCAGTAAAATCGTATTTAACTAAGGAGCAATTTCCTGCTTATACGTATACTACACCAACAAGTTATAAAGTTGCCCTTTAACAGACAAGACGGAAGCTATTGATTTTGTTTGATTTCGGTCGGTTTTTGAGCTTCTTTTTCGCGCTTCTTAAAAAATCCTCGCAGCAGGAAATTATGTTGCACTGCTTCGAGGTCATCATTCAATTTTATTGAACTTTGATTTAAATAATTTAATGTACTTTTTAATTGTAATGCGCTATTTTGATCATTTAAAAGCACTCCTAACGCGTTGTCGGTAGTATTTAATTTACCGCTGGCCCTGTTCATGTTATCTGTCAAAATGCCGGCTTTTTCAGTTGCTTGTTGTAACTGATTAGCTGATTGCTGCAATTTCGCAAACACGGCTGTGTCAGTCAGCATCTTGTCTGCAAGGCCGCCTTTGGTGTTAATTTTAGTGCTAAAGGTTTTTAATTCATCTGCCATAGCCGAAGTACGTGCAGTAGTGTTCTGCAGGTTCTGCACTACAGCTTTAAACTGCAATGCCAGATTAGAGTCGGCCAATAACGTGCCAGCTAGACCTTTGCCCTCAACCATTTTTTTGCTCAGCGTTTTGAAATCAGAAGTAATATCCAATAAGTTTTGGTTGTTTTTTTGGAAGGTTTTCATGATGTCATCAGTAGACAACATGCCTTTAGAGTTTAACATATCACCGTCCTGAACTACCGGCGATGCAGGGTTACCGCCTTCAATGGTAATGATTTTATTACCAATAAAGCCTTCAGAACCAATGCTGGCAACAGCATCCTTATGAATGTATTGCTGGATAGCCTGGTCTACATTAAATTCAACGTCTACCTGATTAATGCCGGTAAATTTAATGCCTTTAATTGTGCCTACCTTAACGCCCGAAAACCAAACGTTGTTACCTTTTATCAAACCTGATACGTTGTCAAAACGGGCTTGCAAATGCACACCTTTCGAAAAGCTTTTTTGCTGGTTACCCAGCGTAAATATTGCAATCACAAATATCAGCAAGCCTACGGCGATGAAAAGGCCTACCCAAAAAGCGGTTTTATTTTCTTTAAGATCCATTATCTTAGTTGATGAAATTATAGTCGTAAAATTGTTTAACTCTTACATCGTCACCTTCAAACACTTCGTCAAAAGTGCCCTGACGCTGGAACTGACCGTCGAGCAGCATAGCTACCCGGTCGCCGGTGGTTTTAGCACAGGTCAAGTCGTGAGTTATAATAATTGATGATGTATTAAAGCGTTCCTGTACGCGGTTAATTAAGTTGTTTATTTCCATCGATGTGATGGGGTCCAGTCCGGCTGTTGGCTCATCATACAGCATAATCTCCGGGCGTAAAATGAGTGTACGGGCAATACCGATACGCTTACGCTGACCGCCAGATAGCTCAGAAGGCATCTGGTTAATAGTCTGGCCTAGGCCTACAGCCTCCAGTACACGCTCAACCATCTCATTAATCTCTTTTCGCCTCAGCGATTTTTGATTACGCACCAGCGGAAACTCCAGGTTCTTACGCACCGTCATACTATCGTACAAGGCACTATTCTGAAACGAGAAGCCAATACGGGTACGCAATTGCTGCAAATCCTGCGGTGTAATGGTAGTTACTTCATTGCCCAATACATTTACGGTGCCGGAATCGGCTTTAAGCAAACCTGATATGATTTTGATAAGCACCGATTTGCCCGTACCAGAGCGGCCCAGTACTACCAGGTTTTCCTTGCGAAACAAATCCAGGTCGATGCCGCGCAATACGTGGTAGTCGCCGAAAGATTTGGTAAGGCCCTTGATGCTGATTACCTTCTCGTTATAATCTATGGATTGTGGTTGTTTTTCCATATCAATATCTCGTTTAACGGAACCAGCCGGTTATTTGTACAATAATTACTTCCTCAATAAATACCAGAAACATAGCCGTTACTACTGCAGAGTTAGCTGCTTTACCAACACCCGCCGTACCACTTGATGAGTTCCAACCTTTGTAGCTGCCTACTATACCAATAGTAAAGCCAAAAATAGTGGACTTAATAAGCGAGGATTCAAAATCGATAAATCCTAAAGGTTGAAAAAACTGCTGTATATAAGTGCTGAAGCTGGTGCCTTCGTTAACTGCTACGTTAAGATAACCGCCCAACATAGCTATTAAGCCGTTGTATATAGCCAAGATTGGAATACTGATAGTAGTAGCCAGGGTGCGTATACAAACGAGGTATTTAAAAGGGTGAGTGCCCGACACTTCCATAGCGTCTATTTGCTCTGTTACCCGCATGGAGCCAATCTCGGCACCAATACTCGAACCAACACGCCCTGCACTAATTAACGCAGTAACCAAAGGGGCCAGTGCACGCATTAGCGCAATTGATACCAGTGAGGGTATCCAAGAGGTGGCCCCAAATTGTAATAATGACGGGCGCGATTGTTTAGTAAATATCAAGCCAACAATAAAGCCGGTAACGGTAATTAATAATAACGAGCGTACGCCTATTTCCCAGGTTTGCTTAATCAATTCTCTGAACTCGTACGGCGGAACAAAGGCTTCTTTAAAGAAACGCGCAATAAAGGCGAAAACATCATATACGTCTACAAAAAATTGTGTAAAGCGTTTACCAATAGATGGGCCTGCCGTAGCTGCCGGTGCTGTTGTGCTGTTTTGAGTATCCATTAATAAGCCTGTAAAATTACAGCATATTTTTTAGTAACCGCCATTTGTGTATAAACTTAAGCAGGTAGTTTGTAAATCGTATGTAAAAACAATGCGCTTATGCAAGTTGCAACATCAACACCAAAAGCTGTTGCTGGTTTGGTGCAAACTTACCTATTCTAAAACAATTTGCTCTAACGTTGAGAAAGTGACAAAAGCTTGAAGCACGTTTTAATAAATGTGCATTAAACATTTATTGTGAATGATGTTTTTTTTACACATTTTAGGCCCGACTGACTGCGGCTTGTACCAAAAGTTAAAACACACTGTTGCAGCTGGTTGTAAACATTAAACCAATAAACCGTTATGATTAACCTGAAGAGCAAAACTTTTTTTGCAGCAATGCTGGCAGCCGGCCTATTTTCGGTTACCGCCTGCAACCAATCATCCAACAAACAATCCACTAATATGACAGACAGTACTACGGCAACCGGGCAACTCCCGGCGGCTTCTAAATTTGAGAAAACCGTTGATGGCAAACAAACTAAACTATATACATTAAAAAATAGCAAAGGCGTACAACTTGCTATAACCAATTATGGTGGCCGTATGGTAAGCCTGTTGGTACCCGATAAAAACGGCAAGATGGTAGATGTAATTGCCGGACCAGGCAGCGTTGAAAATTTTGAAGACGCCAAAGGTAACTATTACGGTGCTTTAATTGGCCGTTACGGTAACCGCATCGGCAACGCCAAGTTTACTTTAGAAGGTAAAGAATACAAGTTGCCGGCTAATGACGGCCCTAACACATTGCATGGCGGTAAAGAAGGGTTTGATGTGAAAGTATGGGATGTAAAACCTGTTGATGATCATACACTTGAGCTGTCATATACTTCGGCTGATGGCGAACAAGGT harbors:
- a CDS encoding MlaD family protein encodes the protein MDLKENKTAFWVGLFIAVGLLIFVIAIFTLGNQQKSFSKGVHLQARFDNVSGLIKGNNVWFSGVKVGTIKGIKFTGINQVDVEFNVDQAIQQYIHKDAVASIGSEGFIGNKIITIEGGNPASPVVQDGDMLNSKGMLSTDDIMKTFQKNNQNLLDITSDFKTLSKKMVEGKGLAGTLLADSNLALQFKAVVQNLQNTTARTSAMADELKTFSTKINTKGGLADKMLTDTAVFAKLQQSANQLQQATEKAGILTDNMNRASGKLNTTDNALGVLLNDQNSALQLKSTLNYLNQSSIKLNDDLEAVQHNFLLRGFFKKREKEAQKPTEIKQNQ
- a CDS encoding SDR family oxidoreductase — encoded protein: MLIDFPGKTVLITGGSRGIGKACAQLFASLNANVIITYVNNLTEAEQTLDNLGGKGKHSVFQLDQSKPTHVARFYEKMLLKYSRLDVLINNAGIYLEHKINDVSYETWQHNWEETINTNLNGVANLCYFASRHMGKKGGGKIINISSRGAFRGEPDHPAYAASKAGLNAMSQSLAVSLAPQKVSVHVIAPGFVETDMTSQALKGTKGDAIKKQSPFNRVATTEEVARLAAVYASPGFEFTSSGIIDINGASYLRT
- a CDS encoding ABC transporter permease, with amino-acid sequence MDTQNSTTAPAATAGPSIGKRFTQFFVDVYDVFAFIARFFKEAFVPPYEFRELIKQTWEIGVRSLLLITVTGFIVGLIFTKQSRPSLLQFGATSWIPSLVSIALMRALAPLVTALISAGRVGSSIGAEIGSMRVTEQIDAMEVSGTHPFKYLVCIRTLATTISIPILAIYNGLIAMLGGYLNVAVNEGTSFSTYIQQFFQPLGFIDFESSLIKSTIFGFTIGIVGSYKGWNSSSGTAGVGKAANSAVVTAMFLVFIEEVIIVQITGWFR
- a CDS encoding ATP-binding cassette domain-containing protein, which encodes MEKQPQSIDYNEKVISIKGLTKSFGDYHVLRGIDLDLFRKENLVVLGRSGTGKSVLIKIISGLLKADSGTVNVLGNEVTTITPQDLQQLRTRIGFSFQNSALYDSMTVRKNLEFPLVRNQKSLRRKEINEMVERVLEAVGLGQTINQMPSELSGGQRKRIGIARTLILRPEIMLYDEPTAGLDPITSMEINNLINRVQERFNTSSIIITHDLTCAKTTGDRVAMLLDGQFQRQGTFDEVFEGDDVRVKQFYDYNFIN
- a CDS encoding alpha/beta hydrolase; translation: MLRLIIIVTLLLASLLTVFKAPTYHLWLLAVLVGEYGILFISITLLALLAGFLPGRYAWQGTVLGTIAIALYLYPMVSAYLIGRNLDGDISHAFPKSQHTLSQSSSTPFSFARLFHQDPEQTQFKTFTYASYADTSLTLDYYRAAVKGKRPCVVVIHGGSWSSGDSRQLPELNTVLSRAGYQVVSINYRLSPKWQSPAPLQDVAAALTYLHQHAEDLQINTTKIVLLGRSAGAQIALLAAYTLKQQGIKGVIDFYGPADMVWGYSLPASKLVMDSRRVMSDYLGGFYPKVPKQYAESSPIEFVNRQTVPTLMIHGANDVLVAYGHSERLRHKLTQNQVPFYWLKLPWATHGFDYHLNGPGGQLSTYTVLRFLTSVLPDNSSLN